The Coffea arabica cultivar ET-39 chromosome 9e, Coffea Arabica ET-39 HiFi, whole genome shotgun sequence genome has a window encoding:
- the LOC113709362 gene encoding uncharacterized protein isoform X1 → MRNNFFTKKNKNIITVVSASASLTLLLLPPSDSSKPFSLFPPPTHRWNSNSFFKIVTCAAPKHGIHSIEAIETSIGQLELIRVNASETMEAYIILRNLDDGQEEQERKGSCVEEEEEWGKAKPSTLKNKLREALEEASEDGSLSDRTFCTEESIPGFNEAFNKFLTLYPKFQCSETIDQLRLDFVRVVLLFSNATVLGFIYI, encoded by the exons ATGAGAAACAACTTTTTTacgaagaaaaataaaaacataattACGGTTGTTTCAGCCTCTGCTTCACtgactcttcttcttcttcctccttcgGATTCCTCAAAACCCTTTTCCCTTTTCCCCCCTCCAACCCATCGATGGAATTCCAACAGCTTTTTCAAAATTGTCACCTGCGCTGCTCCGAAGCATGGCATTCACTCCATTGAAGCAATTGAAACTAGTATCGG TCAACTGGAACTGATTCGTGTTAATGCATCTGAGACTATGGAAGCCTATATCATTCTGCGCAACCTTGATGATGGACAAGAAGAGCAGGAGAGGAAAGGTTCTTgcgtggaggaggaggaggagtggGGTAAGGCAAAGCCATCAACTCTCAAGAACAAACTAAGGGAGGCTCTTGAGGAGGCTTCTGAAGATGGGTCATTGTCTGATAGGACATTTTGCACTGAAGAATCCATTCCTGGCTTTAATGAAGCCTTCAATAAGTTCTTGACTTTGTACCCAAAGTTCCAATGTTCAGAAACAATTGATCAATTGAGACTTGACTTTGTACGGGTTGTTCTCTTATTTTCAAATGCTACAGTATTGGGATTCATCTACATTTAG
- the LOC113709362 gene encoding uncharacterized protein isoform X3, translating to MAFTPLKQLKLVSGFFSQLELIRVNASETMEAYIILRNLDDGQEEQERKGSCVEEEEEWGKAKPSTLKNKLREALEEASEDGSLSDRTFCTEESIPGFNEAFNKFLTLYPKFQCSETIDQLRLDFVRVVLLFSNATVLGFIYI from the exons ATGGCATTCACTCCATTGAAGCAATTGAAACTAGTATCGG GTTTTTTCAGTCAACTGGAACTGATTCGTGTTAATGCATCTGAGACTATGGAAGCCTATATCATTCTGCGCAACCTTGATGATGGACAAGAAGAGCAGGAGAGGAAAGGTTCTTgcgtggaggaggaggaggagtggGGTAAGGCAAAGCCATCAACTCTCAAGAACAAACTAAGGGAGGCTCTTGAGGAGGCTTCTGAAGATGGGTCATTGTCTGATAGGACATTTTGCACTGAAGAATCCATTCCTGGCTTTAATGAAGCCTTCAATAAGTTCTTGACTTTGTACCCAAAGTTCCAATGTTCAGAAACAATTGATCAATTGAGACTTGACTTTGTACGGGTTGTTCTCTTATTTTCAAATGCTACAGTATTGGGATTCATCTACATTTAG
- the LOC113709362 gene encoding uncharacterized protein isoform X2, translated as MAFTPLKQLKLVSGVSDMMIGFFSQLELIRVNASETMEAYIILRNLDDGQEEQERKGSCVEEEEEWGKAKPSTLKNKLREALEEASEDGSLSDRTFCTEESIPGFNEAFNKFLTLYPKFQCSETIDQLRLDFVRVVLLFSNATVLGFIYI; from the exons ATGGCATTCACTCCATTGAAGCAATTGAAACTAGTATCGG GGGTATCTGATATGATGATAGGTTTTTTCAGTCAACTGGAACTGATTCGTGTTAATGCATCTGAGACTATGGAAGCCTATATCATTCTGCGCAACCTTGATGATGGACAAGAAGAGCAGGAGAGGAAAGGTTCTTgcgtggaggaggaggaggagtggGGTAAGGCAAAGCCATCAACTCTCAAGAACAAACTAAGGGAGGCTCTTGAGGAGGCTTCTGAAGATGGGTCATTGTCTGATAGGACATTTTGCACTGAAGAATCCATTCCTGGCTTTAATGAAGCCTTCAATAAGTTCTTGACTTTGTACCCAAAGTTCCAATGTTCAGAAACAATTGATCAATTGAGACTTGACTTTGTACGGGTTGTTCTCTTATTTTCAAATGCTACAGTATTGGGATTCATCTACATTTAG